One part of the Neodiprion virginianus isolate iyNeoVirg1 chromosome 3, iyNeoVirg1.1, whole genome shotgun sequence genome encodes these proteins:
- the LOC124299776 gene encoding rRNA-processing protein FCF1 homolog — protein MGKNKKTRKVVMQRFAQMKKMISPSDSRIKLEQRALPRKKKPEDLTEMKIKEAPQQSSALFFQYNTQLGPPYHILIDTNFINFSIKNKLDIVQNMMDCLYAKCIPYITDCVLAELEKLGAKYKIALKIIKDPRFERVHCMHKGTYADDCLVNRVTQHKCYIVATNDKDLKRRIRKIPGVPIMYVSQHRYTIERMPDAYGAPKT, from the exons atg ggaaagaataagaaaacgCGTAAGGTTGTGATGCAAAGATTCgcacaaatgaaaaaaatgatcagcCCAAGCGACTCCAGGAT AAAATTAGAACAGCGAGCGCTGccacgaaaaaagaaacctgAAGATCTAACGGAGATGAAAATCAAAGAagc CCCCCAACAATCGTCGGCATTGTTTTTCCAATATAATACGCAACTTGGTCCACCGTATCACATTTTAATTGATACGAATTTCATCAACTTttccataaaaaataaacttgataTAGTGCAAAATATGATGGACTGCCTATATGCAAAATGTATACCGTACATAACAGACTGTGTTTTGGCAGAATTGGAAAAACTTGGAGCAAAGTACAAAATAGCATTAAAGATAATCAAGGATCCTAGATTTGAAAGAGTACATTGTATGCATAAAGGAACATATGCGGATGACTGTCTTGTTAACAGAGTTACACAG CACAAATGTTACATTGTTGCGACCAACGATAAGGACCTGAAAAGAAGAATTCGGAAAATTCCTGGGGTTCCGATAATGTACGTTTCTCAACATCGTTACACGATCGAAAGGATGCCTGATGCGTATGGAGCTCCTAAAACATAG
- the LOC124299750 gene encoding N-acetylgalactosaminyltransferase 7: MRIVQLKRTRFVNILLGVMLFVIIVYALFVFSSDDQPSNLKNYWAAASKSRQLPVISDDLGNFEPRNVVVRIGPGEEGKAHILREDQQNDVQQSESDYGMNMVCSDEISLDRSVHDTRPAECKRWNYATDLPKTSVIIVFHNEGWSVLMRTVHSVINRTPPEFLEEVLLVDDYSDKDNLKGDLESYVERWDGKVRLIRNHERQGLIRTRSRGAREATGEVIVFLDAHCEVNTNWLPPLLAPIYVNSKVMTVPVIDGIDHKTFEYRPVYQEGHLYRGIFEWGMLYKENELPRREAKTRSHDSMPYKSPTHAGGLFAINREYFLSLGGYDDGLLVWGGENFELSFKIWQCGGSIEWVPCSHVGHVYRGFMPYTFGKLAQKKKGPLITINYKRVIETWFDEKHKEFFYTREPLARLLDHGDITEQLAMKERLQCKDFQWFMDNVAYDVLDKYPELPPNVHWGELRSVATASCLDTMGHPPPNLMGTSHCHGFGNNQLIRLNAKGQLGVGERCIEADGESVKLAFCRLGTVDGPWQYDEKTKTLMHRVHKKCMALHPQTQHLSLMPCDVNNTYQQWTFHQMHPRW, from the exons ATGCGGATCGTTCAATTGAAGAGAACCCGTTTTGTCAATATTTTGCTGGGTGTAATGTTGTTTGTGATAATTGTATATGCACTTTTTGTGTTTTCATCCGATGACCAGCCTAGCAATCTGAAAAACTACTGGGCTGCAGCATCTAAATCTCGACAG tTACCAGTGATCAGTGATGACTTAGGAAACTTTGAGCCACGAAATGTAGTGGTGAGAATAGGCCCTGGTGAGGAGGGTAAGGCTCACATTTTGAGAGAAGATCAACAAAATGATGTACAGCAATCAGAGTCTGATTATGGCATGAACATGGTTTGTtctgatgaaatttctttgGATAGATCTGTTCACGACACCAGGCCAGCCGA GTGCAAGCGTTGGAATTATGCAACTGATTTGCCAAAAACCAGCGTTATTATAGTATTTCACAATGAAGGATGGTCCGTCTTAATGCGTACCGTACACAGCGTGATAAATCGAACACCACCAGAGTTTTTGGAAGAGGTACTTTTGGTTGACGACTATTCTGACAAAG acaatttgaAAGGCGATCTGGAGTCGTACGTCGAACGATGGGATGGTAAAGTACGTCTCATACGAAATCATGAGAGACAGGGCTTAATAAGAACGAGATCCAGGGGAGCCCGAGAGGCTACTGGTGAAGTGATTGTGTTTTTAGATGCCCATTGCGAGGTCAACACGAATTGGTTACCACCATTACTTGCACCAATATATGTGAACAG CAAGGTGATGACTGTTCCGGTGATCGATGGAATAGATCACAAGACTTTCGAATACAGGCCAGTCTATCAGGAGGGTCATTTGTATCGAGGTATCTTCGAGTGGGGAATGTTGTACAAAGAAAACGAGTTGCCCAGGAGAGAGGCGAAAACACGCTCACATGATAGCATGCCCTATAA GTCACCAACTCATGCCGGGGGCCTATTTGCTATCAACCGTGAATATTTTCTAAGTCTGGGTGGTTACGACGATGGCCTCTTGGTTTGGGGTGGTGAAAACTTCGAGCTTTCTTTCAAAATATGGCAATGTGGAGGCAGCATTGAATGGGTGCCTTGTTCTCACGTCGGGCATGTTTATCGGGGCTTCATGCCTTACACGTTTGGTAAACTGGCTCAAAAGAAGAAAGGCCCTCTGATCACGATT AATTACAAACGGGTGATCGAAACTTGGTTCGATGAAAAGCACAAGGAGTTCTTCTATACAAGAGAACCCTTGGCAAGATTACTCGATCATGGAGATATCACAGAGCAGTTAGCTATGAAAGAAAGGCTACAGTGTAAAGACTTTCAGTGGTTCATGGATAACGTGGCCTACGATGTACTTGACAAATATCCAGAATTGCCGCCAAATGTTCATTGGGGAGAG CTTCGCAGTGTTGCCACTGCCTCGTGTCTGGATACCATGGGTCACCCTCCACCTAACCTGATGGGGACTTCTCACTGCCATGGGTTTGGCAATAATCAG CTCATAAGACTCAATGCCAAAGGGCAATTGGGTGTTGGAGAACGTTGCATAGAAGCTGATGGAGAGAGTGTAAAATTAGCGTTTTGTAGGCTTGGGACTGTCGATGGACCCTGGCAGTACGACGAG aaaacaaaaactctTATGCACAGGGTGCATAAAAAGTGTATGGCATTACATCCCCAGACACAGCATTTATCTTTGATGCCCTGTGACGTTAATAATACTTATCAACAGTGGACCTTCCATCAAATGCATCCACGCTGGTGA